The DNA sequence TGCAGTGGGCTTGTGTTTTTAGTGAAACACAGTATTTAAAAAGCAAAAAAAGTTTGGAAGATTTTGCCAAAGAACAAATTGTTAATAATAAAACAGTAAATACTGTTGATTATACTAAGATGACTTCTTGCAAGGAAGCCTATCATTTTGAGCATTCTTGCAATAAAGAAAACGGCATTGCTAAGGCCGAAAGCACAAATACAAAACGCTTTAACAAAGTGGCTGTATTAGACATGGGTTGCAAAACCAACATTTTACATCTTTTAAAAAATCTCTTTAAAGAGGTGGTGGTATATCCATATAACTATAGTGCAGAAAAAATTTTAAAAACTAAGCCCGACATGATTGTGTTATCCAATGGGCCGGGCGACCCTGAACATCAAAAAGAATCTGTTGCAGCGGTAAAAGATTTTTTATCATCGAAAGTTCCCATTTTTGGTATTTGTATGGGCTGTCAAATTTTAGCATTAGCTTTGGGGGCAAAAACTTATAAATTAAAATTTGGGCACAGAGGTAGTAACCACCCCATAGAAGATTTTTTACAAAAAAAAATTTATATGAGCAGTCAAAACCACGGTTACGCTATTGAAAAAAATACTTTGCCTAAAGGTGTTGAAATTAGTCACATTAATTTAAATGACAAAAGTGTGGCGGGAATTTTCTCTAAAGAAAAAAAATTTTTAGCAGTACAATTTCACCCCGAGCATAGCCCTGGCCCCGAGGATGCAGTAAAGTTATTGCCTTGGTGTGTTGATAAATTTTTAGCTTAGTTACATCTTTCCGGAAAATT is a window from the Pseudobdellovibrionaceae bacterium genome containing:
- a CDS encoding carbamoyl phosphate synthase small subunit, coding for QWACVFSETQYLKSKKSLEDFAKEQIVNNKTVNTVDYTKMTSCKEAYHFEHSCNKENGIAKAESTNTKRFNKVAVLDMGCKTNILHLLKNLFKEVVVYPYNYSAEKILKTKPDMIVLSNGPGDPEHQKESVAAVKDFLSSKVPIFGICMGCQILALALGAKTYKLKFGHRGSNHPIEDFLQKKIYMSSQNHGYAIEKNTLPKGVEISHINLNDKSVAGIFSKEKKFLAVQFHPEHSPGPEDAVKLLPWCVDKFLA